From the Teredinibacter turnerae T7901 genome, one window contains:
- a CDS encoding serine/threonine-protein kinase — MAVTIPGYKILRTLGKGGMATVYLAQQEIFEREVALKIMSRALAEDESFGQRFFREAKIVSQLVHPNIVTVHNVGVHSGYYFLAMEYIDGGDLKQVRHNLSLQQKITTILDIAKALDYAASKGYVHRDIKPENIMFHNSDGRAVLMDFGIARAATLDKSVTQTGVAIGTPHYMSPEQAKGKSVDFRSDLYSLGVVFFLLLSGRVPFDAESAVAIGIKHITEAVPLLPPGMAALQPIVDTLMAKDARDRYQSAGDLIDDLQRIDVALVDQSVAFAHADGIEDDNRDLPTVQSATIENIDAISVVYDDRDPGTPSSSGVLPWLIGLVLTASLGGWLFYQQRPEVIQPWLDLAGEKFAALAEQPLRAAGADGISSRNGSNVTGDQGKTPAVVEPEALAEGAIERQKASASTTETSDKASPSPTPDPLEVAREKIVTLERLYRSDATYLDALVEANIDLLNLSPEDSVAEANLASLGKEGLADIERLLVAGKFSAAKQKLEQVEHVFAGYSLAGLDSTRKELERQQQISALLSQAQAYQEAGQLVRPSGKNAATSFKAVLRLDSTNLVAKNGLQAVAAELVSEAGALFKQGQLQSALAKTKSALDVIEGHSGAKTLQRRIERQVAYVREIDDYFRMAELRVRQGEFFQPENDNADYYYQRILRREPKNQRAKEGRDAMVDEFARAVWRQVGDEQFFAAQERVQTALAAMPENNRLQSLKLAVEEIVAEKSP, encoded by the coding sequence ATGGCTGTGACTATCCCCGGCTACAAGATACTTCGCACCCTTGGCAAGGGGGGAATGGCGACTGTGTATCTTGCTCAGCAGGAAATCTTCGAGCGCGAAGTAGCGTTAAAAATCATGTCTCGCGCTCTTGCGGAGGACGAATCGTTCGGCCAGCGCTTTTTCCGTGAAGCTAAAATCGTTAGTCAGCTGGTTCATCCGAATATTGTGACTGTGCATAACGTGGGGGTGCACAGCGGTTATTATTTTCTCGCCATGGAATACATTGATGGCGGCGACCTCAAGCAAGTTCGACACAACTTAAGCCTGCAACAGAAAATCACTACCATCCTGGATATTGCCAAAGCGCTGGATTATGCAGCCAGTAAAGGTTACGTCCATCGCGACATCAAACCCGAAAATATCATGTTTCACAATTCCGACGGCCGTGCGGTATTGATGGATTTTGGCATCGCGCGGGCGGCTACGCTCGATAAAAGCGTTACCCAGACGGGTGTGGCCATAGGCACGCCGCACTATATGTCGCCTGAGCAGGCGAAGGGCAAATCGGTGGACTTTCGTTCTGACTTGTACAGTCTGGGGGTGGTTTTTTTCCTGCTTTTATCTGGTCGGGTGCCATTCGACGCGGAATCTGCGGTAGCGATTGGTATTAAGCATATAACTGAGGCGGTACCCTTACTGCCTCCGGGCATGGCGGCATTACAACCCATTGTGGATACATTGATGGCGAAGGATGCCCGTGATCGCTATCAGTCCGCGGGAGACCTGATCGACGACCTGCAGAGGATCGATGTTGCTCTTGTAGATCAAAGTGTTGCATTTGCGCATGCTGATGGGATCGAAGATGACAACCGTGACCTGCCGACCGTGCAGTCAGCGACTATCGAAAACATCGATGCAATCAGTGTTGTATATGACGATCGTGATCCTGGAACCCCGTCCTCCAGTGGTGTTCTCCCCTGGTTGATAGGGCTGGTACTGACCGCAAGCCTCGGCGGTTGGTTGTTTTACCAACAGCGGCCGGAAGTTATACAGCCTTGGCTTGATCTCGCAGGTGAAAAATTTGCAGCCCTTGCGGAACAACCTTTGCGAGCGGCCGGCGCGGACGGTATTTCTAGTCGAAATGGTTCGAACGTGACCGGCGATCAGGGAAAAACTCCAGCTGTGGTCGAGCCCGAAGCCCTGGCAGAAGGCGCCATTGAGCGGCAAAAGGCGAGCGCTAGCACCACCGAGACCTCTGATAAGGCGTCACCATCGCCCACGCCAGACCCGCTTGAGGTCGCACGGGAAAAAATAGTTACGCTGGAGCGCTTGTATAGGTCAGATGCGACCTATTTAGACGCGCTGGTGGAAGCGAATATCGATTTACTCAATCTCTCCCCAGAGGACTCTGTCGCCGAGGCGAACCTTGCCAGCTTGGGCAAAGAGGGGCTGGCGGATATTGAACGCTTGTTGGTGGCGGGCAAGTTCTCTGCGGCAAAGCAAAAGCTTGAACAGGTAGAGCATGTTTTTGCGGGGTACTCACTTGCTGGTCTCGACAGCACGCGTAAAGAGCTTGAGCGGCAGCAGCAGATCAGCGCTCTTCTGTCACAAGCGCAGGCGTATCAGGAGGCAGGCCAGTTGGTGCGTCCATCGGGTAAAAACGCTGCAACGAGTTTCAAAGCCGTGTTGCGTCTCGACTCAACCAACCTTGTAGCGAAAAATGGGTTGCAGGCGGTAGCTGCGGAGTTAGTTAGTGAAGCGGGTGCCCTGTTCAAGCAAGGCCAACTCCAAAGTGCGCTGGCAAAAACCAAAAGTGCACTCGATGTGATTGAGGGCCACAGTGGCGCTAAGACGTTACAAAGGAGAATAGAGCGACAAGTGGCGTATGTGCGGGAGATAGACGATTACTTCCGTATGGCTGAGTTGCGTGTGCGCCAGGGCGAGTTTTTCCAGCCTGAAAACGACAACGCAGACTATTACTACCAACGTATTCTGCGGCGCGAACCCAAGAATCAACGGGCTAAAGAGGGGCGCGACGCCATGGTTGATGAATTTGCCCGAGCGGTTTGGCGGCAGGTTGGGGATGAGCAGTTCTTTGCTGCACAGGAGCGCGTGCAAACGGCACTTGCGGCGATGCCCGAGAATAACCGGTTGCAATCGCTTAAGTTAGCTGTGGAGGAAATTGTTGCGGAAAAATCGCCGTAG
- the bfr gene encoding bacterioferritin yields the protein MKGDAKVIEYLNKVLGNELVAINQYFLHSRMYKDWGLKELAEHEYKESIDEMKHADMLIERILFLEGLPNLQSLGKLLIGETTPEMLECDLKLELLAIPDLREGIAYCESVKDYVSRDLLNHILESEEEHVDWLETQLGLIDKVGLENYQQSMISE from the coding sequence ATGAAAGGCGACGCGAAAGTCATCGAGTATCTGAACAAGGTGTTAGGAAACGAGCTTGTAGCTATCAATCAATACTTTTTGCATTCGCGAATGTATAAAGATTGGGGGCTCAAGGAACTTGCAGAACACGAATACAAAGAGTCCATCGATGAGATGAAACACGCGGACATGCTCATTGAGCGCATCCTCTTCCTTGAGGGGCTGCCCAATCTGCAAAGTCTTGGCAAGCTGTTGATCGGTGAGACCACACCCGAAATGCTGGAATGCGACCTGAAACTCGAGTTGCTCGCTATCCCCGATTTACGTGAGGGAATAGCTTACTGTGAGTCAGTGAAAGACTATGTATCCCGTGACCTTTTAAACCACATTTTGGAGAGCGAGGAAGAGCACGTCGACTGGCTGGAAACTCAACTTGGCTTAATCGATAAAGTCGGCCTGGAAAACTACCAGCAATCGATGATTTCGGAGTAA
- a CDS encoding bacterioferritin-associated ferredoxin: MYVCLCKGVTDSAIRDAVDAGAESLRQVRDQLGVASQCGKCACVAREVINEHMESARSDTAGAIFYDVA; this comes from the coding sequence ATGTACGTTTGCTTGTGTAAAGGTGTTACCGACAGCGCCATCCGCGATGCAGTCGACGCAGGTGCCGAGAGTCTGCGCCAAGTCCGCGACCAGTTGGGAGTTGCCAGCCAGTGTGGTAAATGCGCTTGCGTCGCCCGGGAAGTTATCAACGAACATATGGAAAGCGCTCGATCAGACACCGCTGGCGCGATTTTCTACGACGTCGCCTAA
- a CDS encoding peroxiredoxin, with protein MGVLVGKSAPDFTAPAVLGSGEIVDTYSFAEATKGKKAVVFFYPLDFTFVCPSELLAFDHRMAEFEKRGVVVIGVSIDSHFSHNAWRNTPVNEGGIGPVKYTLVADMTHEICKAYDVESEGGVAFRGSFLIDEEGLVRHQVVNDLPLGRNVDEMLRMVDALAFHQEHGEVCPAGWKDGDSGMDASPAGVAKYLSENADKL; from the coding sequence ATGGGCGTATTAGTCGGCAAATCTGCACCCGATTTTACTGCACCTGCTGTATTGGGCAGCGGTGAGATCGTAGACACTTACAGCTTCGCTGAAGCGACCAAGGGTAAAAAAGCGGTTGTATTCTTCTACCCGCTGGACTTCACCTTCGTATGTCCTTCTGAATTGCTGGCGTTCGATCACCGTATGGCTGAGTTCGAAAAACGCGGCGTTGTGGTGATTGGCGTTTCTATCGACTCTCACTTCAGCCACAATGCGTGGCGCAACACCCCCGTTAACGAAGGTGGTATCGGCCCAGTTAAGTACACACTGGTTGCTGATATGACTCACGAAATCTGTAAAGCCTACGACGTAGAGTCAGAAGGTGGCGTTGCTTTTCGTGGTTCCTTCCTGATCGACGAAGAAGGTCTTGTGCGCCATCAGGTTGTTAACGATCTGCCACTGGGCCGCAATGTTGATGAGATGCTGCGTATGGTTGACGCACTGGCGTTCCACCAGGAGCATGGCGAAGTATGTCCTGCTGGCTGGAAAGACGGCGATTCTGGTATGGACGCATCACCAGCTGGTGTTGCTAAGTACCTGTCTGAGAACGCAGACAAGCTATAA
- a CDS encoding GDSL-type esterase/lipase family protein, with amino-acid sequence MGRVDLSKPGQAGVSWPGTQIDTVINGGELGITLDDQYGKNYFNVFIDEDWHTPIVIACEQGRKTYWISRYLSAGKHRVTVSKRTEGEEGRTLFVGFNVADKGKLFAPPKLPHRKIEFYGDSITSGMGNEAALYSGDAELAEKNSFMSYAAITGRKLKADYRLISQSGIGIMVSWFDFIMPQFYDQLDAVGNNETAWDFSLWRPDVVVINLFQNDSWLVEKRLNPVPSDSERINAYKAFLSSVRHKYPSALIVATLGSMDATRKTSSWPGYIESAVASLKAEQQDNRIVTLFFPFEDYGQHPRVFHHQRNAERLSAFIAKKMNWKM; translated from the coding sequence ATGGGTCGCGTGGACCTGTCCAAACCTGGACAAGCCGGGGTTTCCTGGCCTGGGACGCAAATTGATACGGTAATAAACGGTGGCGAGTTGGGGATCACCCTCGACGATCAGTACGGTAAAAACTACTTTAACGTGTTTATCGATGAGGACTGGCACACACCGATTGTGATCGCCTGCGAGCAGGGGCGCAAAACCTATTGGATCAGCCGCTATTTGTCAGCTGGAAAACACCGGGTCACAGTGAGCAAGCGCACCGAAGGTGAAGAAGGCCGGACGTTATTTGTAGGATTTAATGTGGCTGACAAGGGCAAACTTTTCGCGCCTCCCAAGCTACCCCATCGAAAAATCGAATTTTATGGTGACTCTATAACCAGCGGAATGGGTAATGAAGCAGCACTGTATAGCGGCGACGCCGAGCTGGCGGAAAAAAATAGCTTTATGAGTTATGCCGCGATTACAGGCAGAAAGCTCAAAGCGGATTATCGGCTCATATCACAAAGTGGGATCGGAATTATGGTGAGCTGGTTCGACTTTATTATGCCGCAATTCTATGACCAGCTTGATGCCGTCGGCAACAACGAAACGGCGTGGGATTTTAGTCTGTGGCGGCCGGATGTTGTGGTGATTAACTTGTTCCAAAACGACAGCTGGCTGGTTGAGAAGCGCCTCAACCCGGTTCCATCAGACAGCGAGCGCATCAATGCGTACAAAGCCTTTCTTTCCAGCGTGCGCCACAAATATCCCTCTGCGTTAATCGTTGCGACTTTGGGCAGCATGGATGCAACGCGCAAAACATCGTCTTGGCCAGGCTATATAGAGTCAGCCGTGGCGTCCTTGAAGGCAGAACAACAAGACAACCGAATAGTCACGTTATTCTTCCCGTTCGAAGATTACGGCCAGCACCCACGGGTATTTCATCACCAGCGCAACGCAGAACGCCTGAGTGCGTTTATCGCAAAAAAGATGAACTGGAAAATGTGA
- a CDS encoding gluconokinase, with product MNTCNYSLAEPTAIIVMGVSGSGKTTLAQHLAKRLGIAFLDADDFHPATNKAHMASGKPLTDAMRLPWVDILRQRLNTEITAGRSLTLAFSGLRKSHRELLRQSQGQKVFFHLTGTKALIAERMIARSGHFMPESLLDSQFDALEPPISEPDIIPLHIEHSIEQLTEQALSHFHR from the coding sequence TTGAACACCTGCAATTATTCACTTGCTGAGCCAACAGCCATTATTGTGATGGGAGTATCGGGTAGCGGTAAAACCACCCTGGCCCAGCATCTAGCAAAACGGCTTGGCATAGCGTTTCTCGACGCCGATGATTTTCACCCGGCCACCAACAAAGCGCACATGGCCAGCGGGAAGCCATTGACAGACGCCATGCGTCTGCCGTGGGTAGACATTCTGCGGCAGCGGCTCAACACCGAAATAACCGCAGGCCGCAGCCTTACCCTCGCGTTTTCCGGTTTGCGCAAAAGTCATCGCGAGCTCCTGCGTCAAAGCCAGGGCCAAAAGGTGTTTTTTCATCTTACCGGTACAAAAGCGCTTATTGCAGAGCGCATGATTGCACGGAGCGGCCACTTTATGCCCGAGTCGCTTTTGGATAGTCAATTTGACGCGCTCGAACCACCGATTAGCGAACCAGATATAATTCCTTTACACATTGAACACAGTATCGAGCAACTTACCGAGCAAGCACTGAGTCACTTCCACAGGTAA
- a CDS encoding LacI family DNA-binding transcriptional regulator translates to MSKRITLADVAELAGVSAITVSRVINNPVKVSAGVRERVDHAIDRLGYIPNRSASALASARSGIIGVIIPSLSNSVFTEVLRGIYDQTGPAGFQVLLADSHYSPLEEEKLVRTLLGQAPEGLIITGGDQTEATRKLLRNAAIPVAQIMESVEDPIHMNVGFSHRAAAFDMVKQLTQRGFQRLGFMGARMDTRAQQRLQGYRQAMNQSGLSDDGLIVTTPRPSSLAMGAELFRSLMAQSQGCCEAIFCVNDDLALGALFECQRMHLAVPEKMAICGFNDMEAAARVNPPLSSVYVPRYDMGVQATQMVLAAIAGEVPAETKVNCGYQLRMRESTQRQH, encoded by the coding sequence ATGTCTAAACGTATTACTTTAGCTGATGTTGCCGAGTTGGCTGGTGTTAGCGCTATCACGGTGTCCCGTGTAATCAATAATCCTGTCAAGGTATCGGCGGGTGTGCGCGAACGAGTGGATCACGCCATCGACCGCTTGGGTTACATCCCGAATCGCTCGGCGAGCGCGCTCGCGTCGGCCCGTTCGGGAATTATCGGGGTGATTATCCCCTCGCTGTCGAATAGTGTTTTTACCGAAGTGTTGCGCGGCATTTACGATCAGACCGGGCCAGCGGGTTTCCAGGTGTTACTGGCCGACAGCCACTATTCGCCTTTGGAAGAGGAAAAACTGGTGCGGACGCTTCTTGGTCAAGCGCCGGAAGGGTTGATTATCACCGGTGGCGACCAGACTGAAGCTACGCGCAAACTGTTGCGAAATGCCGCGATTCCAGTGGCGCAGATTATGGAATCAGTGGAAGACCCTATTCATATGAATGTGGGGTTTTCGCATCGCGCGGCCGCATTCGACATGGTTAAACAGTTGACTCAGCGTGGATTTCAGCGGCTAGGTTTTATGGGCGCTCGCATGGATACCCGCGCGCAACAGCGATTGCAGGGGTATCGTCAGGCCATGAATCAATCGGGTTTGAGTGACGATGGCTTGATTGTGACTACACCCAGGCCATCGAGTTTGGCCATGGGGGCGGAGTTGTTTCGCAGTCTTATGGCCCAGTCACAGGGGTGTTGTGAAGCTATTTTTTGCGTAAATGATGACCTGGCGCTTGGTGCCCTGTTCGAATGCCAGCGCATGCACTTGGCGGTACCAGAAAAAATGGCGATTTGCGGATTTAACGATATGGAAGCGGCGGCGCGGGTTAATCCTCCGCTGAGCAGTGTTTATGTTCCCCGCTACGATATGGGCGTGCAGGCGACGCAGATGGTGCTCGCCGCGATTGCTGGAGAAGTGCCAGCGGAAACCAAAGTCAACTGCGGCTATCAGTTGAGAATGCGCGAATCTACGCAGCGGCAGCATTAA
- a CDS encoding MFS transporter, with protein MANSNNAEQRTAKLPLQEKLGYGLGDFGFNLYWTTIASFLAAFYTDVFGISAAAAGTMMLTTKIIDACTDPVMGAVADRTRTRFGKFRPYLLFAGLPMAGAAVLTFSTPDLTGSAKLIYAYVTYTLMMMMYTVLSTPYSSLSGVMTANSQERTSLISIRFIFAFSCGFVVNFFTMDLVNSLGGGDDARGWQLTMALYGIAAAIIFAVTFATTKERIAPPSHQKTNPFEDIRDLLGNRPWIILFALSMIIMMTITMRAGSAYYYFTYFLERPDLLGAFLGVQMIAYAVGAAGAPLMTRMLDKTRLLMVLMAVVGTLSVLFTFVPKPDFNGVRSLSAGQTYSLDAGDLLVLPEQTSFEYQWQEHQKSWWIFTRQVPINGEAAATLSLTPADDMVVSVVVSFRQAGKLIQHNSGDLPGEIVVMFILCALISLALGPKSPLTWSMYADSADYNEWKTGRRATAMTFSAATFAQKLGGAMGSAGMLWVLAAFGYAAKAAQSDASQFGIVLLQTAVPGVFALIAVVVTRFYTLTGDQLETIQQDLKAREQASSSN; from the coding sequence GTGGCAAATAGTAACAACGCAGAGCAAAGAACCGCAAAATTACCACTGCAGGAGAAGCTGGGCTATGGTCTTGGCGACTTCGGTTTTAACTTGTACTGGACGACCATTGCGTCTTTTTTGGCGGCGTTTTATACCGATGTCTTTGGTATCAGCGCGGCGGCGGCCGGCACTATGATGTTGACCACAAAAATAATTGATGCCTGCACAGACCCGGTAATGGGCGCCGTGGCTGATCGCACCCGTACCCGCTTTGGTAAATTTCGACCCTACCTGTTATTCGCTGGGTTACCGATGGCAGGTGCGGCAGTACTAACCTTCAGCACGCCGGATCTCACTGGCAGCGCTAAATTGATCTATGCCTACGTGACTTACACCTTAATGATGATGATGTACACGGTGTTAAGCACGCCCTATTCATCCTTGTCTGGTGTGATGACGGCAAACAGTCAAGAACGCACATCGCTTATCAGTATTCGGTTTATTTTTGCGTTCAGTTGCGGCTTTGTGGTGAATTTTTTCACTATGGATTTGGTGAACAGCCTGGGCGGCGGTGACGATGCGCGCGGCTGGCAGCTAACCATGGCTCTCTACGGGATAGCAGCGGCAATTATATTTGCGGTGACGTTTGCGACAACCAAAGAGCGCATTGCTCCGCCATCTCACCAGAAGACCAATCCCTTCGAAGATATCCGAGACTTACTGGGTAACCGCCCATGGATCATTTTATTCGCGCTGTCGATGATCATCATGATGACCATCACCATGCGCGCAGGCTCGGCTTATTACTATTTCACTTATTTTCTCGAGCGTCCAGATTTGCTGGGTGCATTTTTAGGTGTGCAAATGATTGCCTATGCGGTAGGTGCTGCAGGTGCACCATTGATGACACGCATGCTGGATAAAACCCGTTTGTTGATGGTATTGATGGCCGTGGTTGGTACGCTCTCTGTGTTGTTCACCTTTGTGCCCAAGCCGGATTTTAATGGCGTGCGCAGCTTATCTGCTGGCCAGACTTATTCGCTTGATGCTGGGGACCTGCTTGTATTACCCGAACAAACGTCGTTCGAATATCAGTGGCAGGAGCACCAAAAAAGCTGGTGGATATTTACTCGTCAGGTACCCATTAACGGTGAAGCCGCAGCGACACTTTCGTTAACGCCCGCCGACGATATGGTAGTGAGTGTAGTCGTGAGTTTTCGCCAGGCAGGCAAGTTGATACAGCACAATTCCGGTGACTTGCCCGGGGAAATTGTGGTGATGTTTATTCTGTGTGCGTTAATCAGTCTTGCGCTGGGGCCCAAGTCACCGCTTACCTGGTCTATGTACGCCGATTCCGCGGATTACAACGAGTGGAAAACCGGTCGCCGGGCAACGGCCATGACATTCTCTGCCGCGACCTTTGCACAAAAACTCGGTGGCGCCATGGGGTCTGCCGGTATGCTGTGGGTACTTGCTGCATTTGGCTACGCGGCAAAAGCCGCACAATCCGACGCATCGCAGTTTGGCATTGTGTTGCTGCAAACTGCCGTGCCTGGTGTGTTTGCTTTAATAGCTGTGGTGGTTACGCGTTTTTACACGCTTACCGGTGACCAGCTCGAAACTATTCAGCAGGATCTTAAAGCCCGCGAGCAAGCAAGTTCCTCCAATTAG
- a CDS encoding GH36-type glycosyl hydrolase domain-containing protein, producing MLKRVQNGERYELHSPTAMPQCAGFLWNKKMMIQVTCRGYAIAQHMQPEPAKYSYQPIVEGKIFMLPEQPMFAHTPGRFFFVKDEETGEFFSAPHEPVRAKPDTFVFSVGKSDLRWRVEKLGIRVELQLTIPKQDVAELWQLKITNLSGRSRKISVYPYMTLGFMSWMNQSARYREDLGGIVGSCVTPYQKLDDYFKNKNLKDKTFFLHDRAPTHWEACRDIFEGEGGVQRPSGVQADTLGDGDALYETPAGIFQYRLAMPPRAVEDYRFILGPALDDAEIAQLREQFFTDPGFTAHAEEYAHYVAEGEGVLTIATDDADFDNFVNHWLPRQVFYHGDVNRLSTDPQTRNFLQDSMGMSYVRPQVTKEAFLWALAQQEENGSMPDGVLLREDAELKYINQIPHTDHCVWLPVCLTAYLNETADYDFLQLPVKDWKGSSQLSVFERINAAMRWLLNDRDARGLNYIAQGDWNDPMNMVGYKGKGVSGWLSVATAYGLRVWSQVCEHLGERTLAEEFAAGATEINQAVNKYLWDGDWYGRGITDDDVVFGVAGDEEGRIFLNPQSWALMAGTPTESQRGKMLDAIDAQLDTPYGVMMLAPAYTKMREDVGRVTQKHPGAAENGSIYNHAAAFYAWSLFCVGEADRGYEVIRKMIAGPDEADLLQRGQMPVFIPNYYRGAYYQFPRTAGRSSQLFNTGTVSWVYRSLVEGLFGLVGCPEGLRIQPQLPSHWHNARVTRAFRGAELEVHFCRVASVTRMEVSVDGVSLPEPFILSVQEGSRYTVEVRLPRC from the coding sequence ATGTTAAAGCGCGTTCAAAACGGCGAGCGATATGAACTGCATAGCCCGACGGCGATGCCCCAGTGCGCGGGTTTTCTGTGGAATAAAAAAATGATGATTCAGGTTACCTGCCGCGGCTATGCGATTGCACAGCACATGCAGCCGGAACCTGCCAAGTACAGCTATCAGCCCATCGTTGAAGGCAAAATATTTATGCTGCCGGAGCAGCCGATGTTCGCGCACACGCCGGGAAGATTCTTTTTTGTAAAAGATGAAGAGACCGGCGAATTTTTTTCCGCGCCCCATGAGCCAGTCCGCGCGAAGCCAGATACCTTTGTATTTTCCGTCGGCAAAAGCGATTTGCGTTGGCGGGTGGAAAAGCTCGGCATTCGCGTCGAGTTGCAGCTGACCATTCCCAAGCAGGATGTGGCCGAGCTGTGGCAGCTCAAAATTACCAACCTGAGTGGCCGTTCGCGAAAAATCAGTGTTTACCCCTACATGACACTTGGCTTTATGAGCTGGATGAATCAGTCTGCCCGCTACCGGGAAGACCTGGGTGGTATCGTCGGCAGTTGCGTTACGCCTTATCAAAAGCTTGATGACTACTTCAAAAATAAAAATCTGAAGGACAAGACGTTTTTCCTGCACGACCGTGCGCCAACGCACTGGGAAGCCTGCCGGGATATCTTCGAAGGGGAGGGTGGTGTCCAGCGCCCGAGTGGTGTTCAAGCCGATACCCTGGGTGACGGCGATGCGCTCTATGAAACGCCGGCGGGGATCTTTCAATACCGCCTTGCGATGCCTCCGCGCGCGGTGGAAGATTATCGGTTCATTCTCGGGCCGGCGCTGGACGATGCTGAAATTGCACAGCTTCGCGAGCAGTTTTTCACCGACCCCGGGTTTACCGCGCACGCAGAGGAATATGCGCACTATGTGGCTGAGGGCGAGGGCGTTTTGACCATCGCGACTGATGACGCGGATTTTGATAACTTTGTTAACCACTGGTTGCCGCGACAGGTGTTCTATCACGGTGACGTAAATCGGCTTTCCACAGATCCGCAAACGCGGAATTTCCTGCAAGACAGCATGGGCATGAGTTATGTGCGGCCGCAGGTTACCAAAGAGGCGTTTCTGTGGGCGTTGGCGCAACAGGAAGAAAATGGCTCTATGCCAGACGGCGTGCTGCTGCGCGAGGACGCAGAGCTGAAATATATCAATCAGATTCCTCACACAGACCACTGCGTGTGGCTGCCCGTGTGTTTGACAGCCTACCTCAACGAAACGGCTGACTACGATTTTCTGCAATTGCCGGTTAAAGACTGGAAAGGATCAAGCCAACTCAGTGTATTTGAGCGTATTAACGCCGCTATGCGCTGGCTTCTCAACGACCGCGATGCGCGCGGGCTGAACTACATTGCGCAGGGCGACTGGAACGACCCTATGAATATGGTTGGCTACAAGGGTAAAGGCGTATCCGGTTGGCTCAGTGTTGCAACGGCCTATGGGTTGCGGGTTTGGTCACAAGTGTGCGAGCACCTGGGGGAGCGCACGCTGGCTGAGGAGTTTGCCGCTGGTGCCACCGAGATCAATCAGGCCGTCAATAAATACTTGTGGGACGGTGACTGGTACGGCCGGGGAATCACCGACGACGACGTGGTCTTTGGTGTTGCTGGCGATGAAGAGGGGCGTATTTTTTTAAATCCGCAAAGCTGGGCACTGATGGCTGGAACCCCCACTGAAAGCCAACGGGGGAAAATGCTGGATGCAATAGACGCACAATTGGACACGCCTTATGGAGTGATGATGCTAGCGCCGGCCTACACCAAAATGCGTGAAGACGTGGGGCGGGTTACGCAGAAGCATCCGGGCGCGGCAGAAAATGGCTCAATTTATAATCACGCCGCGGCGTTTTACGCCTGGTCACTGTTTTGTGTTGGCGAAGCCGACCGCGGCTACGAGGTTATCCGTAAAATGATTGCTGGCCCGGATGAGGCTGATCTGCTGCAGCGCGGTCAAATGCCGGTGTTTATCCCCAACTACTACCGTGGCGCCTATTACCAGTTTCCGCGTACCGCAGGGCGGTCCAGCCAATTGTTTAATACGGGCACTGTTTCCTGGGTGTACCGCAGTCTGGTGGAAGGGTTGTTTGGTCTGGTCGGCTGCCCCGAGGGGTTGCGGATTCAGCCGCAACTGCCCAGCCACTGGCACAATGCACGGGTCACAAGGGCATTCCGTGGCGCTGAGCTAGAGGTTCATTTCTGTCGTGTTGCATCCGTTACCCGAATGGAAGTGAGTGTCGACGGTGTCTCCTTGCCCGAGCCCTTTATCTTGTCAGTACAGGAGGGCAGCCGCTACACAGTGGAGGTTCGGTTGCCGCGCTGCTAG